Proteins co-encoded in one Erwinia sp. genomic window:
- the sufA gene encoding Protein SufA (ID:JIFNMEKO_01600;~source:Prodigal:2.6), which produces MPTATTSSFSPDDFIWKGLTLTDSAARQIHTLTAGSPEMKGLKLGVKTSGCAGFGYTMDLVSAPAEDDLVFIHQGALLYVPLEAMPFIDGTEVDYVREGLNQIFKFNNPKAQHACGCGESFGVE; this is translated from the coding sequence ATGACTTTATCTGGAAAGGACTGACACTGACAGACAGTGCCGCCAGACAGATTCATACTCTGACGGCAGGTTCGCCCGAAATGAAAGGGCTTAAACTTGGCGTGAAGACATCGGGATGCGCTGGTTTTGGCTACACCATGGATCTGGTCTCTGCACCAGCCGAGGACGATCTTGTTTTTATCCATCAGGGTGCATTGCTGTATGTGCCTCTGGAGGCAATGCCCTTTATCGATGGAACCGAAGTGGACTACGTTCGCGAAGGTTTAAATCAAATTTTTAAATTCAATAATCCTAAAGCGCAGCATGCCTGTGGCTGTGGCGAGAGCTTTGGCGTTGAGTAA